The following coding sequences lie in one Nitrospira sp. genomic window:
- a CDS encoding FtsQ-type POTRA domain-containing protein — protein sequence MRLFKKKRLAKAPGPRKNMWKDPQGERATKEAGRMRAEKRSTLVRWAKVVTSTMCATALIGIGVTYSGPALQELLEIKTISVEGVYQLEKQQVLDLAKVKPGVPLHHIVTTAIQKQVEAHPWVKTAEVTRLPFHELRISVSERKPAVIVRAESQNFLCDEDGHVLNRLGQLDNEALPLVTGIGLSGLVQGTESVRHAVVSGIELARVVGQSFEGRLHVLADNPSNLVALVQGMRFQFGDEALQEQWERFRRVKLTLKARNSDGLGRNVREVDLRYENRIIVREGG from the coding sequence GTGAGACTCTTCAAGAAGAAGCGCCTGGCAAAGGCTCCAGGACCGAGAAAGAACATGTGGAAAGACCCGCAGGGAGAGCGAGCCACGAAGGAGGCCGGGCGGATGCGAGCGGAAAAACGGAGTACGCTTGTCCGTTGGGCGAAGGTGGTGACGAGCACCATGTGTGCCACAGCGCTCATCGGGATTGGTGTGACCTACTCCGGGCCTGCACTTCAAGAGCTTTTGGAAATCAAGACGATCAGCGTTGAAGGCGTCTACCAGCTGGAGAAACAGCAGGTACTTGATTTGGCAAAAGTGAAACCCGGAGTGCCGCTCCACCACATTGTCACAACAGCCATTCAGAAACAGGTCGAGGCTCATCCATGGGTCAAAACGGCTGAAGTGACCCGTCTGCCATTTCATGAGTTACGGATCTCCGTGAGCGAGCGGAAGCCCGCCGTGATTGTTCGTGCCGAGTCTCAGAACTTTCTGTGCGACGAGGACGGACATGTGCTGAACAGGCTCGGCCAATTGGACAATGAGGCGCTCCCTCTCGTCACTGGTATCGGTCTGTCCGGGTTGGTGCAAGGGACAGAATCAGTTCGACATGCGGTGGTATCTGGCATCGAACTCGCAAGAGTTGTCGGGCAATCGTTCGAAGGGCGGCTACACGTGCTCGCGGATAACCCTTCAAATTTAGTGGCTCTCGTCCAGGGAATGCGATTTCAATTTGGTGATGAGGCACTCCAGGAGCAGTGGGAGCGTTTCCGGCGCGTCAAATTGACGTTAAAGGCACGAAACTCTGACGGTCTGGGCCGTAACGTGAGGGAAGTCGATCTCCGGTACGAAAATCGAATCATCGTACGGGAAGGGGGGTGA
- a CDS encoding UDP-N-acetylmuramate--L-alanine ligase, whose protein sequence is MTPFRKTQQIHLVGIGGAGMSGIAEVLLTMGYKVTGSDLHASETTRRLEELGGKIFIGHQESNVGDAQVVVISSAVATSNPEVAIAKAQQTPVIPRAEMLAELMRLKFGVAIAGAHGKTTTTSMVANVLAQGGLDPTMVIGGKVNALGSHARLGRGDLLVAEADESDGSFLRLSPTIVAVTNLDREHLDHYGSMERINDSFLEFINKIPFYGLAVLCGDDERLRNLFPLIVKRYQTYGLQERGGTFLDFQATDIVLNQWGAEFRASFRGKNLGPFRLAIPGIHNVSNALAAIAIGVELEVPSDLIRKGLAAFTGVERRFHLRGETSGIMVVDDYGHHPTEVKATLAAAKQGWNRRVVVLFQPHRYTRTRDCMGDFAHAFDDADAVFMTEVYPAGEPPIPGVSGASLADSIKSAGHPSVTFIAQKETLPDQVLPFLKSGDLVLTMGAGDIWKAGTGILARLEGM, encoded by the coding sequence ATGACGCCGTTTCGTAAGACACAACAGATTCATCTGGTCGGAATCGGGGGAGCGGGCATGAGCGGGATCGCAGAGGTTCTGCTCACGATGGGGTACAAAGTGACTGGTTCAGACCTCCATGCCTCGGAAACGACAAGGCGGCTTGAAGAACTTGGTGGGAAGATCTTCATCGGTCACCAGGAATCAAACGTAGGAGACGCCCAGGTCGTCGTCATTTCATCCGCTGTGGCAACCAGCAATCCTGAAGTGGCGATCGCAAAGGCGCAACAAACTCCCGTCATCCCCCGTGCAGAAATGCTGGCGGAGCTGATGCGTCTGAAATTCGGAGTCGCGATTGCCGGCGCCCATGGCAAAACCACCACCACCTCCATGGTGGCCAACGTGTTGGCGCAGGGAGGCCTGGATCCAACCATGGTTATCGGTGGCAAGGTCAACGCGTTGGGTAGTCATGCCCGGCTTGGACGCGGCGATCTGCTTGTGGCGGAGGCTGACGAAAGCGATGGCTCGTTTCTCAGACTCTCTCCGACCATCGTGGCGGTGACGAACTTAGATCGAGAGCATCTGGATCATTATGGCTCCATGGAGCGAATCAACGACAGTTTTCTGGAGTTCATCAACAAGATTCCGTTCTACGGGCTGGCCGTCCTATGTGGTGATGACGAGCGTCTTCGAAACCTGTTCCCGCTCATTGTGAAGCGGTATCAAACGTATGGGCTTCAGGAGCGTGGCGGCACATTCCTGGATTTCCAAGCCACCGATATCGTGCTCAACCAATGGGGAGCCGAGTTCCGCGCCTCTTTCCGCGGGAAGAACCTGGGCCCATTTCGGTTGGCAATACCAGGCATCCATAACGTTTCAAACGCACTCGCTGCGATTGCCATCGGTGTCGAACTCGAAGTCCCCAGTGATCTCATCCGTAAAGGACTGGCAGCCTTTACCGGTGTGGAACGACGTTTTCATCTACGAGGGGAAACCAGCGGGATCATGGTGGTGGATGATTATGGTCATCATCCGACCGAGGTGAAAGCCACGCTTGCAGCAGCTAAACAGGGGTGGAATCGGCGAGTGGTCGTGCTGTTCCAACCGCATCGGTACACTAGGACGCGGGACTGTATGGGAGACTTCGCGCATGCCTTTGATGATGCTGATGCGGTGTTCATGACCGAGGTCTATCCGGCCGGCGAGCCGCCAATACCGGGCGTTTCTGGGGCCAGTCTCGCTGACAGCATCAAGTCGGCTGGTCACCCATCAGTCACCTTTATTGCGCAGAAAGAAACCTTGCCTGATCAGGTACTCCCGTTTCTGAAGTCGGGCGACCTTGTCCTGACCATGGGAGCCGGTGATATTTGGAAAGCGGGCACCGGAATTCTTGCACGTCTTGAGGGCATGTGA
- the ftsZ gene encoding cell division protein FtsZ — MFSFQEDVLSPVRIKVIGIGGAGCNAINTMITSGLSRVDFIASNTDLQALDRSLASYKIQLGPDRTRGLGAGAKPEIGRDAALESREHIRECIDGADMVFVTAGMGGGTGTGAAPIVASIAREMGILTVGVVTKPFQYEGQRRHKHAEEGIRELRRHVDTLLVIPNQRLLGIVDKATPLLEAFKVADDVLRQAIQGIADVITTTGHVNVDFADVRTVMSHTGRAVMGMGVAQGQNRAIEAAQKAMCSPLLEEGSVEGARGVLLNITGGPSMSLHEIEEAASIIQQTADPEANIIVGQVINPDITEELIITVIATGFERDENPTTGGTETDRGQNRPTKPIQPVLAGVVASLGTERPIKDLDRPTYLRRMSEARESADRAALTAEDEWDVPTFLRKQTD; from the coding sequence ATGTTCTCATTCCAAGAAGATGTGTTGTCGCCGGTCCGTATCAAAGTCATCGGGATCGGTGGTGCTGGATGCAACGCCATTAACACCATGATTACCTCCGGATTGTCTCGTGTGGATTTTATCGCGAGTAACACCGACCTCCAGGCGCTTGATCGATCCCTGGCATCCTATAAGATACAACTCGGACCCGATCGGACTCGTGGGTTGGGCGCAGGGGCTAAACCAGAAATCGGGCGGGATGCCGCGCTCGAGAGTCGAGAACATATCCGTGAATGCATCGACGGCGCGGACATGGTCTTTGTCACCGCAGGTATGGGTGGAGGAACCGGAACCGGTGCTGCGCCGATTGTGGCCAGCATTGCCCGAGAAATGGGGATTCTCACGGTCGGTGTTGTCACGAAGCCGTTTCAGTATGAAGGGCAGCGCCGACACAAGCATGCAGAGGAAGGAATCCGAGAACTGCGTCGGCATGTCGACACGTTGCTCGTCATTCCCAACCAGCGATTACTGGGCATTGTGGATAAAGCCACTCCCCTGCTCGAAGCATTCAAGGTCGCGGACGATGTCCTCCGCCAGGCCATTCAAGGCATCGCCGATGTCATCACGACAACCGGCCATGTGAACGTGGATTTCGCCGATGTCCGCACCGTGATGTCACACACTGGGCGTGCGGTGATGGGGATGGGTGTTGCCCAGGGACAGAATCGGGCGATCGAAGCCGCGCAAAAAGCGATGTGCAGTCCCCTCCTGGAGGAGGGAAGTGTTGAGGGAGCTCGCGGAGTCCTCCTCAATATTACGGGGGGTCCCAGCATGTCGTTGCATGAAATTGAGGAGGCGGCGTCCATCATTCAGCAGACAGCGGATCCCGAGGCGAACATCATTGTCGGGCAGGTTATCAACCCGGACATTACTGAAGAGCTGATCATCACAGTCATTGCCACTGGATTTGAACGGGATGAGAATCCGACAACCGGCGGGACGGAGACAGATCGAGGGCAAAATCGGCCGACCAAACCGATCCAACCAGTCCTGGCCGGTGTCGTCGCCTCCCTCGGGACAGAGCGACCGATAAAGGATCTCGACCGCCCGACATATTTGAGGCGTATGAGTGAAGCCCGAGAGTCGGCGGATCGAGCTGCACTGACAGCTGAGG
- the ftsW gene encoding putative lipid II flippase FtsW, whose amino-acid sequence MSRRSAGTLALPWPTDRPRAQKQVGMDQTLLFVTITLALVGLVMMFSASAVMAGKKFDDPWYYLKRQLVWLTFGLILLHVISRIDYIWWRRLSFPLLGLVAGLLVMVLIGEVKHGARRWLQLGPISAQPAEMAKLIVVIYLAGYLSRKENRLQDFSSGLLPPLIMIGILSGLVLREPDLGTVVVIGLVTAGLLFVGGARLSHLSSVALCAIPVGLALILTSGYRLPRLMTFLNPGRDPLNAGHQITQSFLAFGSGGLFGVGLGEGKQKLLFLPEPHTDFVLALVGEELGFVGTCVIILLFAVFVVRGFQIATRAQTPFGHYLGVGITTLIGIQALINACVATGLLPTKGLTLPFVSYGGSSLVVSLTGVGILLSISRDRQAGREETRYRSGRGRSNRR is encoded by the coding sequence ATGTCACGACGATCTGCAGGCACGCTGGCATTGCCATGGCCTACCGACAGACCGCGAGCCCAAAAACAAGTCGGGATGGATCAGACCTTGTTGTTTGTGACGATTACCTTGGCACTGGTGGGCTTGGTCATGATGTTCAGCGCGAGTGCCGTGATGGCAGGCAAGAAGTTCGACGATCCATGGTATTACCTCAAGCGCCAGCTGGTCTGGCTGACGTTTGGGCTGATACTTCTCCATGTCATATCCCGTATCGATTATATCTGGTGGAGGCGCCTCTCCTTCCCACTGCTTGGCCTGGTTGCAGGCTTGCTGGTTATGGTCCTTATCGGCGAAGTGAAGCATGGTGCTCGGCGGTGGTTACAGCTTGGGCCCATCTCGGCTCAACCGGCGGAGATGGCGAAGCTCATTGTGGTCATCTATCTCGCCGGGTATCTTTCTCGGAAAGAGAACCGGCTTCAAGATTTTTCTTCCGGCTTGCTTCCACCGTTGATCATGATCGGGATTCTCAGCGGCCTGGTGTTAAGGGAACCAGATCTGGGCACCGTGGTGGTCATCGGACTCGTTACAGCTGGTCTGCTGTTTGTTGGTGGGGCGCGTCTCTCTCATCTGTCGTCCGTGGCTCTCTGTGCGATACCCGTCGGCTTGGCCCTTATCCTAACCTCCGGGTATCGGCTGCCGCGCCTGATGACATTCCTGAATCCTGGACGCGACCCGTTGAATGCGGGACATCAGATTACACAATCGTTCCTGGCTTTCGGCAGTGGAGGGCTATTCGGCGTTGGTCTGGGGGAAGGGAAGCAAAAACTGCTCTTTCTCCCGGAACCGCATACCGACTTTGTGTTGGCGCTTGTTGGGGAAGAACTGGGGTTTGTCGGGACCTGCGTGATTATTCTTCTCTTCGCGGTATTCGTGGTTCGCGGATTTCAGATTGCCACGCGGGCGCAAACACCGTTTGGGCATTACCTCGGGGTCGGCATCACGACACTCATCGGTATCCAGGCGCTGATCAATGCCTGTGTAGCCACGGGGTTGCTACCTACCAAAGGTCTCACACTGCCGTTTGTCAGTTATGGGGGTTCCTCCCTGGTCGTCAGCCTAACCGGTGTCGGGATATTGCTCAGCATCTCGAGAGATCGGCAGGCGGGACGGGAGGAGACACGATATCGAAGTGGACGTGGTCGGTCAAATCGACGATGA
- the murB gene encoding UDP-N-acetylmuramate dehydrogenase, with protein MRRTLRHESKPRQVGRERRLRLAVAGLRGTVQFQASLKDHTSFHIGGPADVLVQPADVEDVIRLCRQTTEQRVPICVLGGTNILVRDKGIRGVVVSLAKLRAIKEEPGSVLYVEGGVGMPTLIGHAIRKSLAGLEWAAGIPGTVAGCVVMNAGTRLGEMKNTVKAVRIVSPNGTLLDHQAESIDFAYRRGILPRGIVVGVWLQLKPGVKSEIEQVVKDYLRYRRDTQPLSMPSAGCVFKNPKNDSAGRVVESAGLKGTAVGDACVSTKHANFIVNQGHASAHDVLSLIRKVRARVARITGIKLELELKLVGER; from the coding sequence ATGCGTCGAACCTTGCGGCATGAGTCAAAGCCACGACAGGTGGGTCGAGAACGCCGATTGCGATTGGCCGTGGCCGGCCTACGGGGCACCGTTCAGTTCCAGGCGTCGCTGAAGGACCATACTTCGTTCCATATCGGTGGTCCAGCTGATGTTCTGGTGCAGCCTGCTGATGTCGAGGATGTCATCCGTCTTTGTAGGCAGACGACCGAACAGCGCGTGCCCATCTGTGTGTTGGGTGGGACCAACATACTCGTTCGGGACAAGGGGATCCGAGGTGTGGTTGTCAGTTTAGCTAAGCTGCGGGCGATCAAAGAGGAACCGGGTTCAGTGCTGTATGTCGAAGGAGGCGTTGGGATGCCGACACTGATTGGGCATGCCATCCGTAAGTCTTTGGCCGGATTGGAGTGGGCCGCCGGGATACCAGGAACCGTTGCAGGGTGCGTGGTCATGAATGCAGGGACGAGGCTAGGCGAAATGAAAAACACCGTCAAAGCTGTGCGTATCGTCTCGCCGAATGGGACTCTCCTGGACCATCAAGCGGAGAGCATCGATTTTGCGTACCGTCGGGGGATACTCCCACGTGGCATTGTGGTTGGGGTCTGGCTTCAGCTGAAGCCGGGGGTGAAATCGGAGATCGAGCAAGTCGTCAAAGACTATTTGCGCTATCGCCGTGATACTCAACCGCTGTCCATGCCGAGCGCCGGTTGTGTGTTCAAAAATCCGAAGAATGATTCGGCTGGACGCGTCGTCGAGTCGGCTGGGCTCAAAGGCACTGCGGTCGGCGATGCGTGCGTCTCAACGAAACACGCCAACTTCATCGTCAATCAGGGCCACGCCAGTGCCCACGATGTGCTGTCTCTCATCAGAAAAGTGCGTGCACGAGTCGCTCGAATAACAGGCATTAAACTGGAATTGGAGTTGAAACTGGTCGGGGAGCGCTAA
- the ftsA gene encoding cell division protein FtsA, with amino-acid sequence MGVPKRDHILVGLDIGTTKICAIVAEVADAGGLNIIGVGSSLSRGLRKGVVVDIESTVESIKKAVEEAELLAGVQINSVYTGIAGSHISAENCKGVVALKRAEVTREDIHRAIESARTLAVIPHERKILHVLPREYMVDGQEGVREPLGLSGHRLEVNVHVITGAVTSAQNIVKCVNRAGLDVVDIILQPLASSEAVLSQEERDLGVAMVDLGGGTTDLAIFLDGSIRHSAVLPIGGQNLTRDLAFGLITSQTEAERIKTQYGIARTELLTGHQIVEVLSVGDRPARTFSRQDVAEILEPRVDEMFELVRREIIRAGYEGILGAGVVITGGTSLLDGMPDAAEKVLNLPARRGVPSGVGALRDQVSHPSHSTGVGLLLHGRRHVDELETAGIRNGGTWARMFGWTKKVLEIF; translated from the coding sequence ATGGGCGTGCCAAAACGAGATCACATTCTTGTTGGACTCGACATCGGAACGACGAAGATTTGCGCAATCGTTGCGGAAGTCGCCGATGCTGGTGGGCTCAATATCATCGGTGTCGGGTCGAGTCTCTCACGAGGTCTACGGAAAGGTGTCGTTGTCGATATCGAAAGCACGGTTGAATCGATCAAGAAAGCGGTCGAAGAGGCGGAGTTGTTGGCGGGTGTCCAGATTAACTCGGTCTACACCGGCATCGCTGGCAGCCATATCTCGGCAGAAAATTGCAAAGGGGTGGTCGCGCTCAAACGAGCTGAGGTCACCCGTGAGGATATTCACAGAGCAATCGAAAGTGCGCGTACTCTGGCCGTAATCCCTCACGAACGCAAGATCCTTCACGTCTTGCCCCGAGAGTACATGGTGGACGGGCAGGAGGGCGTTCGTGAGCCATTGGGCTTGTCAGGGCATCGGCTGGAAGTCAATGTGCATGTCATCACTGGGGCTGTGACCTCCGCGCAGAACATAGTAAAGTGTGTGAATCGAGCAGGGCTCGATGTCGTAGACATCATCCTGCAACCGCTTGCCTCAAGTGAGGCTGTCCTGAGTCAAGAAGAGCGCGACTTGGGAGTGGCGATGGTCGATTTGGGCGGAGGGACCACGGATCTTGCGATTTTCTTGGACGGCAGTATCCGGCACTCAGCGGTTCTTCCGATTGGGGGACAGAATTTAACCAGGGATTTGGCATTTGGCCTGATCACGTCGCAGACCGAGGCAGAGAGGATCAAGACGCAGTATGGCATTGCCCGGACGGAATTGCTGACGGGCCATCAGATCGTGGAAGTGCTGTCCGTCGGCGACCGCCCGGCACGAACATTTTCACGACAGGATGTTGCTGAAATTTTGGAGCCACGCGTTGATGAGATGTTTGAACTGGTGAGGAGGGAGATTATCCGCGCAGGCTACGAGGGAATATTGGGCGCCGGCGTGGTGATCACCGGCGGTACCTCGCTCTTGGATGGTATGCCTGACGCTGCCGAAAAGGTCTTAAACCTACCGGCTCGACGTGGCGTGCCTTCTGGTGTCGGTGCGCTTCGAGACCAAGTGAGTCATCCCAGCCATTCGACCGGTGTTGGTTTGTTGCTGCATGGTCGACGACATGTCGATGAATTAGAAACAGCCGGGATTCGCAATGGGGGAACCTGGGCGCGAATGTTTGGATGGACGAAGAAGGTGCTAGAGATCTTTTAA
- the murG gene encoding undecaprenyldiphospho-muramoylpentapeptide beta-N-acetylglucosaminyltransferase, which yields MTIVIAAGGTGGHLYPAIALAREFVRHDAAVRILFVGTARGIESRVLAHEGFELVLITAKPVMGKGLVDVLRGLLSVPIGIWQSLRILEQHRANLVIGVGGYTSPTMLAAAALKGIARVILEPNAHPGLANKVVAPFTQRIFLAFESAGTSFDQRKVRVVGTPVRQEFLVPSSKTGGSIDHRGQHLLIFGGSQGAKAINSAVLEGLALLQERLPGLTITHQTGEVDFERVSGTYHKLGIQATVAPFLYDMPAVLRTADLVVARSGAMTIAELTACGKAAVLIPLPTAIYDHQMKNARAMEAQGGAIVLPQANLNGAKLVETIVAIVSNSEQLHAMQVHSLAMRRSDAAEVIVRECYALMDKTYENNQTRKVNGG from the coding sequence ATGACGATTGTAATCGCTGCTGGAGGTACCGGCGGCCATCTCTATCCGGCAATTGCGCTGGCTCGAGAGTTTGTGCGGCATGACGCAGCCGTACGAATCCTCTTTGTGGGAACGGCTCGTGGCATTGAGTCTCGGGTACTGGCCCATGAAGGGTTCGAGCTGGTGCTGATCACAGCCAAACCGGTCATGGGAAAGGGACTGGTGGACGTTCTGCGAGGCCTCTTGTCCGTGCCCATTGGGATTTGGCAGTCGTTACGCATTCTCGAACAGCACCGAGCGAATCTCGTGATTGGGGTAGGAGGGTATACGAGTCCCACCATGCTGGCGGCCGCTGCATTGAAAGGCATCGCTCGGGTGATTCTTGAGCCAAATGCCCATCCTGGCCTTGCAAATAAGGTAGTGGCGCCGTTCACGCAACGAATATTTCTGGCATTTGAGTCTGCGGGCACCTCATTTGATCAACGAAAAGTTCGGGTGGTTGGCACACCGGTTCGACAAGAGTTCTTAGTCCCATCAAGTAAAACGGGTGGCTCAATTGATCACAGAGGCCAGCATCTCCTGATTTTCGGCGGGAGCCAGGGTGCGAAAGCCATCAATAGTGCGGTGTTGGAGGGGCTAGCATTGTTGCAGGAACGTCTTCCAGGATTGACGATCACTCATCAGACCGGGGAAGTGGACTTCGAACGGGTTAGCGGGACCTATCACAAGCTCGGTATACAGGCTACAGTCGCTCCATTTCTCTATGACATGCCCGCTGTCTTACGCACAGCCGACTTAGTCGTGGCGCGATCCGGTGCGATGACCATCGCCGAGCTGACGGCCTGTGGCAAGGCTGCGGTCCTGATCCCCTTACCGACAGCGATTTACGATCACCAAATGAAGAATGCACGGGCGATGGAGGCCCAGGGTGGAGCCATTGTTCTCCCGCAGGCAAATCTGAACGGAGCAAAACTGGTCGAGACGATCGTGGCCATCGTGTCGAATTCGGAGCAGTTGCATGCGATGCAGGTGCACAGTCTCGCGATGAGGCGAAGTGATGCGGCTGAAGTGATCGTCCGGGAATGTTACGCGCTCATGGATAAGACATATGAGAACAATCAGACTCGAAAAGTGAACGGAGGGTAA
- the murD gene encoding UDP-N-acetylmuramoyl-L-alanine--D-glutamate ligase has protein sequence MLTADAMELRGKRVTVIGLARSGIAASRLLQEVEAQVTIADRKERADVRHELEALDPSTMQLRLGKGYESALDNAELIVISPGVPYRMAALERARGRGVKVIGELDLASRFLSVPILALTGTNGKSTTVTLIGKMLEQGGKRVFVGGNLGVALSEAALQARQAAKNGQPCPYDFLVVEVSSFQLETVEQFHPWVAGILNVTVDHQDRYESIEEYLAAKNRIFERLTPSDYALFNLDDLNVASLRKSVKARVLGFTRTNALPPDIAGGAYLDQDRIMVHIEGKTYAICERNELKIIGDHNVDNAMVATVYALLSGCPISVVRQVLGDFPGLEHACEVVRERQGVRFINDSKGTNVDATLKALQSIDRPIVLIAGGRDKGGDFSRLASSIHQRVKRLILIGEAAVLIANAVEGYQAVERVGTLKEAVELAAGVAESGDVVLLSPACASFDMFVDYQDRGRQFKSLVQSLPS, from the coding sequence ATGCTCACGGCCGACGCCATGGAGCTGCGAGGAAAGCGAGTGACGGTCATCGGGCTTGCCCGAAGCGGTATTGCTGCTTCCCGTCTACTCCAAGAGGTTGAGGCGCAGGTGACGATTGCTGATAGGAAAGAACGAGCTGACGTGCGCCATGAGCTGGAAGCGTTGGATCCTTCGACCATGCAGCTGAGGTTGGGAAAGGGATATGAATCGGCCTTGGACAACGCTGAGCTGATCGTCATCAGTCCTGGCGTACCCTATCGAATGGCGGCCCTGGAACGTGCTCGTGGCCGAGGCGTGAAGGTGATCGGCGAACTTGACCTTGCGTCGCGGTTTCTGTCCGTTCCGATCCTGGCTTTGACGGGAACCAACGGAAAGAGTACGACGGTCACCCTCATCGGAAAAATGCTGGAGCAGGGTGGGAAACGAGTCTTCGTCGGCGGAAATCTCGGAGTCGCGCTCAGTGAAGCGGCCTTACAGGCACGACAAGCGGCAAAGAATGGACAGCCCTGTCCCTACGATTTTTTGGTCGTGGAGGTATCGAGTTTTCAGTTAGAGACGGTGGAACAGTTCCATCCGTGGGTCGCAGGCATCCTCAACGTGACTGTCGACCATCAGGATCGCTACGAGTCGATCGAAGAATATCTTGCCGCAAAGAATCGTATTTTTGAACGTCTCACGCCATCCGATTATGCGCTGTTCAATCTGGATGATCTCAACGTGGCTTCCCTTCGGAAGTCCGTGAAAGCGCGTGTGCTGGGATTCACGAGGACGAACGCATTGCCTCCGGATATCGCCGGTGGAGCATATCTTGATCAGGATCGCATCATGGTCCATATCGAGGGGAAGACCTATGCGATATGCGAAAGAAATGAGCTCAAAATCATCGGCGATCACAATGTTGACAACGCCATGGTCGCGACCGTCTATGCACTACTCAGTGGGTGCCCAATTTCCGTCGTTCGACAGGTGCTGGGGGATTTTCCTGGGCTCGAACATGCCTGTGAGGTCGTCCGGGAACGGCAAGGCGTCCGTTTTATCAATGATTCAAAGGGCACGAACGTCGATGCGACCCTGAAAGCACTGCAGAGTATCGATCGGCCAATTGTGCTCATCGCCGGTGGACGAGATAAGGGTGGGGATTTTTCTCGATTGGCGAGCTCCATCCATCAGCGGGTCAAGCGGCTCATTCTGATTGGTGAAGCCGCCGTGCTGATTGCCAACGCGGTGGAAGGTTATCAGGCGGTCGAACGGGTCGGAACCTTGAAGGAAGCTGTGGAACTGGCGGCAGGGGTAGCGGAGAGTGGAGATGTCGTGCTTCTCTCACCAGCCTGTGCAAGTTTCGACATGTTTGTTGATTATCAGGATCGGGGGCGTCAATTTAAATCCCTTGTGCAATCGTTGCCGTCATGA
- a CDS encoding D-alanine--D-alanine ligase, translated as MGGRSSERDISLKTGQAVHQALIRLGYDAVAIDVTDRLHRELANQNVAIAFLSLHGPGGEDGTIQGFLETMGIPYTGSGVRASAVGMHKAVTKTLLAAHGVPVAAGTVVREGDRPALARILREAHLELPIVVKPVAQGSTIGVTVVRRAGQWKEALALAHRFDPEAMVESYIPGHEAAVSLVGTAAEGVKVLPAIEIVAPEGFYDFSAKYHKGKTQYLCPAPFPPKVLRQVSEMARRTYIVLGCEGAARVDFRITPRGRPFVLEINTVPGMTETSLLPMAAAQVGISYDALVERILQSALDRVVRFASDGRQESVG; from the coding sequence ATGGGAGGACGCTCATCGGAGCGAGACATTTCTCTCAAAACAGGGCAGGCCGTCCATCAGGCGCTCATCCGTCTCGGATATGACGCGGTGGCTATCGATGTCACTGATCGTTTGCACCGTGAACTAGCAAATCAGAATGTGGCGATTGCCTTCCTCTCGCTCCATGGGCCTGGTGGTGAGGATGGTACGATACAAGGTTTCCTCGAGACAATGGGGATTCCCTACACGGGGTCCGGGGTGCGAGCGAGTGCGGTAGGAATGCATAAAGCCGTGACTAAAACCCTGCTTGCTGCACATGGGGTTCCAGTGGCAGCTGGTACGGTAGTGCGCGAAGGGGATAGACCTGCCCTCGCAAGGATTCTCAGAGAGGCCCATCTCGAGTTGCCGATTGTTGTGAAACCAGTGGCCCAGGGATCGACCATCGGAGTCACGGTCGTGCGCCGTGCCGGACAATGGAAGGAAGCACTTGCGCTAGCACATCGGTTTGACCCTGAAGCGATGGTGGAGAGCTATATACCGGGACATGAAGCTGCCGTGTCTCTTGTCGGAACGGCGGCAGAAGGGGTGAAAGTGCTTCCAGCGATTGAAATCGTCGCGCCGGAAGGATTCTACGATTTTTCAGCAAAATACCACAAGGGTAAGACGCAGTATCTTTGTCCGGCTCCATTTCCTCCCAAAGTACTTCGACAAGTCAGCGAGATGGCGCGTCGGACTTACATCGTGTTGGGGTGCGAGGGGGCTGCGCGAGTGGATTTTCGCATCACTCCGCGAGGGCGCCCCTTCGTATTGGAAATCAATACGGTGCCCGGCATGACAGAAACGAGCCTGCTACCCATGGCAGCGGCTCAGGTCGGTATCAGCTACGACGCACTGGTCGAGCGGATCTTACAATCTGCGCTGGATCGTGTGGTGCGATTTGCCTCAGATGGAAGACAGGAGTCCGTAGGGTGA